A region of Crenobacter cavernae DNA encodes the following proteins:
- the metK gene encoding methionine adenosyltransferase, translating to MSEYLFTSESVSEGHPDKVADQISDAILDAILREDKHARVAAETLVNTGLVVLAGEITTHANIDYIQIARDTIKRIGYDNADMGFDHRGCAVLVCYDKQSPDIAQGVNEGEGLDLDQGAGDQGLMFGYACDETPTLMPFPIYYAHRLVQRQSELRKDGRLPWLRPDAKSQITCVYDAETGLPKSIDTVVLSTQHAPEIDHKTLTEAVIEDIVKPVLPADMLTENTKYLINPTGRFVIGGPQGDCGLTGRKIIVDTYGGAAPHGGGAFSGKDPSKVDRSAAYAGRYVAKNIVAAGLARQCQIQVSYAIGVAHPTSISVDTFGTNVVPNELIVELVKRHFDLRPKGIIQQLDLLRPIYTKTAAYGHFGREEPEFSWERTDKADALRADAGL from the coding sequence ATGAGCGAATACCTGTTTACTTCGGAGTCGGTGTCTGAAGGCCATCCGGACAAAGTGGCCGACCAGATTTCGGACGCGATCCTCGACGCGATCCTGCGCGAGGACAAGCACGCGCGCGTCGCCGCCGAGACGCTGGTGAACACCGGCCTCGTGGTGTTGGCCGGCGAGATCACCACGCACGCCAACATCGACTACATCCAGATCGCGCGCGACACCATCAAGCGCATCGGCTACGACAACGCCGACATGGGCTTCGACCACCGCGGTTGCGCGGTGCTGGTCTGCTATGACAAGCAGTCGCCGGACATCGCGCAGGGCGTCAACGAAGGCGAAGGCCTCGACCTCGACCAGGGCGCCGGCGACCAGGGCCTGATGTTCGGCTACGCCTGCGACGAAACGCCGACCCTGATGCCGTTCCCGATCTACTACGCGCACCGCCTGGTGCAGCGCCAGTCGGAACTGCGCAAGGACGGTCGCCTGCCGTGGCTGCGCCCGGACGCCAAGAGCCAGATCACCTGCGTCTACGACGCCGAGACCGGCCTGCCGAAGAGCATCGACACCGTCGTGCTGTCGACGCAGCACGCGCCGGAGATCGACCACAAGACGCTGACCGAGGCGGTGATCGAGGACATCGTGAAGCCGGTGTTGCCGGCCGACATGCTGACCGAGAACACCAAGTACCTGATCAACCCGACCGGCCGCTTCGTCATCGGCGGCCCGCAGGGCGACTGCGGCCTGACCGGCCGCAAGATCATCGTCGACACCTACGGCGGCGCCGCGCCGCACGGCGGCGGCGCGTTCTCGGGCAAGGATCCGAGCAAAGTGGACCGTTCGGCGGCCTACGCCGGCCGTTACGTGGCGAAGAACATCGTCGCCGCTGGCCTTGCGCGCCAGTGCCAGATCCAGGTCTCGTACGCGATCGGCGTCGCGCACCCGACGTCGATCTCGGTCGACACTTTCGGCACCAACGTCGTGCCGAACGAGCTGATCGTCGAACTGGTGAAGCGCCACTTCGACCTGCGCCCGAAAGGCATCATCCAGCAGCTCGACCTGTTGCGCCCGATCTACACCAAGACCGCCGCCTACGGCCACTTCGGCCGCGAAGAGCCGGAGTTCAGCTGGGAGCGCACCGACAAGGCCGACGCGCTGCGCGCCGACGCCGGTCTGTAA
- the ahcY gene encoding adenosylhomocysteinase, with protein MAEFKDYLVADIGLAAWGRKELAIAETEMPGLMALRADYGDSKPLKGARIAGSLHMTIQTGVLIETLTALGAEVRWASCNIFSTQDQAAAAIAAANIPVFAFKGESLDEYWEFSHKIFEWPEGQPANMILDDGGDATLLLLLGSKAEKDRAVISEPTNEEEVALYAAIARYLEKDANWYSKRLQHIQGVTEETTTGVHRLYQLEKDGLLPFPAFNVNDSVTKSKFDNLYGCRESLVDGIKRATDVMVAGKVAVVLGYGDVGKGCAQSLRGLGATVWVTEIDPICALQAAMEGYRVVTMDDVCDQGDIFVTTTGNVGVITHDHMVKMRNNAIVCNIGHFDSEIEVASLRQYQWDNIKPQVDHIIFPSGRRIILLAEGRLVNLGCGTGHPSFVMSNSFTNQVLAQMEIFGAGEKYGNEVYVLPKHLDEKVARLHLERIGVKLTELSDEQAAYISVPKEGPYKPTHYRY; from the coding sequence ATGGCTGAATTCAAAGATTACCTCGTCGCCGACATCGGCCTTGCCGCCTGGGGCCGCAAGGAACTGGCGATCGCCGAAACCGAGATGCCGGGCCTGATGGCGCTGCGCGCCGATTACGGCGATTCCAAGCCGCTCAAGGGCGCCCGCATCGCCGGTTCGCTGCACATGACCATCCAGACCGGCGTGCTGATCGAGACGCTGACCGCGCTGGGCGCCGAAGTGCGCTGGGCGTCGTGCAACATCTTCTCGACGCAGGACCAGGCCGCCGCCGCGATCGCCGCCGCCAACATCCCGGTGTTCGCGTTCAAGGGCGAGTCGCTCGACGAGTACTGGGAATTCAGCCACAAGATCTTCGAATGGCCGGAAGGTCAGCCGGCGAACATGATCCTCGACGACGGCGGCGACGCGACGCTGCTGCTCTTGCTCGGCAGCAAGGCCGAGAAGGACCGTGCGGTCATCTCCGAGCCGACCAACGAGGAAGAGGTCGCGCTGTACGCCGCGATCGCGCGTTATCTTGAAAAAGACGCCAACTGGTACTCGAAGCGCCTGCAGCATATCCAGGGCGTGACCGAGGAAACCACGACCGGCGTGCATCGTCTGTACCAGCTGGAAAAAGACGGCCTGTTGCCGTTCCCGGCGTTCAACGTCAACGACTCGGTGACCAAGTCGAAGTTCGACAACCTGTACGGCTGCCGTGAGTCGCTGGTCGACGGCATCAAACGCGCGACCGACGTGATGGTCGCCGGCAAGGTCGCCGTCGTGCTCGGCTACGGCGACGTCGGCAAGGGCTGCGCGCAGAGCCTGCGCGGCCTCGGCGCGACCGTCTGGGTGACCGAGATCGACCCGATCTGCGCGCTGCAGGCGGCGATGGAAGGCTACCGCGTCGTGACGATGGACGACGTGTGCGACCAGGGCGACATCTTCGTCACCACCACCGGCAACGTCGGCGTGATCACGCACGACCACATGGTCAAGATGCGCAACAACGCGATCGTGTGCAACATCGGCCACTTCGACTCCGAGATCGAGGTCGCCAGTCTGCGCCAGTACCAGTGGGACAACATCAAGCCGCAGGTCGACCACATCATCTTCCCGTCGGGCCGCCGCATCATCCTGCTGGCCGAAGGCCGCCTGGTGAACCTCGGCTGCGGCACCGGCCACCCGTCGTTCGTGATGTCGAACAGCTTCACCAACCAGGTGCTCGCGCAGATGGAAATCTTCGGTGCCGGCGAGAAGTACGGCAACGAGGTCTACGTGCTGCCGAAACACCTCGACGAGAAGGTCGCGCGCCTGCACCTGGAGCGCATCGGCGTCAAGCTGACCGAACTTTCCGACGAGCAGGCCGCCTATATCAGCGTGCCGAAGGAAGGCCCGTACAAGCCGACCCACTACCGTTACTAA
- the metF gene encoding methylenetetrahydrofolate reductase [NAD(P)H] translates to MSQNRTFSFEFFPPKTPEGVAKLRTTRQQLAQFKPEFFSVTFGAGGTTRDGTLAAVLEIQGEGHAAAPHLSCIGSTRESIAAILQEYRNHGIRHIVALRGDIPSGMVGIGEFRYANELVAFIREQHGDWFHIEVAAYPEYHPQAVSATADIDNFVRKVEAGADAAITQYFYNADAYFHFVDAVRAKGVEIPIVPGLMPIANFSQLARFSDACGAEIPRWLRLKLQAYGDDIASIRALGLDVVTELGDKLLTGGAPGLHFYTLNQAGLVSTVWQRLGL, encoded by the coding sequence ATGAGCCAGAACCGCACCTTCAGCTTCGAATTCTTCCCGCCCAAGACGCCGGAAGGCGTCGCCAAGCTGCGCACCACGCGCCAGCAGCTGGCGCAGTTCAAGCCGGAATTCTTCTCGGTGACCTTCGGCGCCGGCGGCACCACGCGCGACGGCACGCTGGCCGCCGTGCTCGAGATCCAGGGCGAGGGCCACGCCGCCGCGCCGCACCTGTCGTGCATCGGCTCGACGCGCGAGAGCATCGCCGCCATCCTGCAGGAATACCGCAACCACGGCATCCGCCACATCGTCGCGCTGCGCGGCGACATCCCGTCGGGCATGGTCGGCATCGGCGAATTCCGCTACGCGAACGAGCTGGTCGCCTTCATCCGCGAGCAGCACGGCGACTGGTTCCACATCGAGGTGGCCGCCTACCCGGAATACCACCCGCAGGCGGTGAGCGCGACGGCCGACATCGACAACTTCGTGCGCAAGGTCGAGGCCGGCGCCGATGCGGCGATCACGCAGTACTTCTACAACGCCGACGCCTACTTCCACTTCGTCGACGCCGTGCGCGCGAAGGGCGTCGAGATCCCGATCGTGCCGGGCCTGATGCCGATCGCCAACTTCAGCCAGCTCGCGCGCTTCTCCGACGCGTGCGGCGCCGAGATCCCGCGCTGGCTGCGCCTGAAGCTGCAGGCCTACGGCGACGACATCGCGTCGATCCGCGCGTTGGGGCTGGACGTCGTCACCGAGCTGGGCGACAAGCTCCTCACCGGCGGCGCACCCGGCCTGCATTTCTACACGCTGAACCAGGCGGGGCTCGTGTCGACCGTGTGGCAACGCCTGGGTCTGTAA
- a CDS encoding TIGR00645 family protein: MTSQTDALSFNESRKSRLGQVMFASRWLQLPIYLGLIVVQGVYAYKFIASLWHLLSDLDVLSETEIMLSVLGLIDVVMIANLLLMVTVGGYETFVSRLRIDNHPDQPEWLDHVNASVLKVKLSMAIISISSIHLLQTFINASKLSPQTMMWQLFIHLGFLVSAAAIAYTDKLLYSTLHSAPASPH; encoded by the coding sequence ATGACGAGTCAAACCGACGCCCTGTCGTTCAACGAGAGCCGCAAGTCGCGCCTCGGCCAGGTGATGTTCGCCAGCCGCTGGCTGCAGCTGCCGATCTATCTGGGCCTGATCGTGGTGCAGGGCGTGTACGCGTACAAGTTCATCGCGTCGCTGTGGCATTTGTTGAGCGATCTGGACGTGCTGTCCGAGACCGAGATCATGCTGTCGGTGCTCGGCCTGATCGACGTGGTGATGATCGCCAACCTGCTGTTGATGGTGACGGTCGGCGGCTACGAGACCTTCGTGTCGCGCCTCAGGATCGACAACCACCCGGACCAGCCCGAATGGCTCGACCACGTGAACGCGTCGGTGTTGAAGGTGAAGCTGTCGATGGCGATCATCAGCATCTCGTCGATCCACCTGCTGCAGACCTTCATCAACGCGAGCAAGCTGTCGCCGCAGACGATGATGTGGCAGCTGTTTATCCACCTGGGTTTTCTCGTGTCGGCGGCGGCGATCGCCTACACCGACAAGCTCTTGTACTCGACGCTGCACAGCGCCCCGGCTTCGCCGCACTGA
- a CDS encoding GGDEF domain-containing protein, giving the protein MSTSADAASETPLVRQVVGRVLLCLSLLSIAVVGWQTWRGYHTEIEHAGSIERLIRDQYMPILAQNVWDVDLPSAEKTLQAIATHPGVAYAELTTDSDQRLSSSRLPMTVKPTRVVEVPLMLGHRPPVKLGTLRVMLSYATLYAHIRDEALQNALVQLLQLALVALLLALALNHYFTAPLNTLTEHLRRYRLGAAVLPDTRRCHELDALVDAFGDLQDRLADKNAEGLRACEELAAHRDRLAELVAIRTAELDHLNRFQQLVSELSTRFINVTEDALDATLAEALARIGGFLGVQRCYLFILDSRLAVQETHEWHAAQSRSVNELLTLYSADASPWLVPQLARHSVVILDAHTPDSHGLGQEQLTLSLLGIATLVLVKVRVSHVPLGFFGCDTATPRVWGEQEVALLRLIGEMLANVMARRHQLRALQAARQDLEDSNARLHRQARRDALTGLANRLHFDEIKRPLFDSALLNRTPLSLVLCDVDHFKLYNDRYGHPRGDTCLARVSEALRAVFRRSNDLVARIGGEEFIVILPGADTHLAQELAEEMREAVAELDIEHAASPVAPCVTVSVGVATLDAARHHNIEALINDVDTALYRAKQQGRNRVISAE; this is encoded by the coding sequence ATGAGCACCAGCGCCGACGCGGCCAGCGAGACACCGCTCGTCCGGCAGGTCGTCGGGCGCGTGCTGTTGTGCCTGTCGCTATTGAGCATCGCGGTGGTCGGCTGGCAGACCTGGCGCGGCTACCATACCGAGATCGAGCACGCCGGTTCGATCGAACGGCTGATCCGCGACCAATACATGCCGATCCTGGCGCAGAACGTCTGGGACGTCGACCTGCCGTCGGCCGAGAAGACGCTGCAGGCGATCGCCACCCATCCCGGCGTCGCCTACGCCGAACTGACGACCGATTCCGACCAGCGCTTGTCGAGCTCTCGCCTGCCGATGACGGTCAAGCCGACGCGGGTGGTCGAAGTGCCGTTGATGCTGGGGCATCGCCCACCGGTCAAGCTGGGCACACTGCGCGTGATGCTGAGTTACGCCACGCTGTACGCGCATATCCGCGACGAGGCGCTGCAGAACGCCTTAGTGCAGCTGCTGCAGCTGGCGCTGGTCGCGCTGCTGCTGGCGCTCGCGCTCAATCACTACTTCACCGCGCCGCTGAACACGCTGACCGAGCACCTGCGCCGCTATCGCCTCGGTGCCGCCGTGCTGCCCGACACGCGGCGCTGCCATGAACTCGATGCGCTCGTCGACGCTTTCGGCGACCTGCAGGACCGGCTCGCCGACAAGAACGCCGAGGGCCTGCGCGCGTGCGAAGAGCTGGCCGCCCACCGTGACCGGCTCGCCGAACTCGTCGCGATACGCACCGCAGAACTCGACCACCTGAACCGTTTCCAGCAGCTGGTGTCCGAGCTGTCGACCCGCTTCATCAACGTCACCGAAGACGCACTCGACGCGACGTTGGCCGAGGCTCTGGCGCGCATCGGCGGTTTTCTCGGCGTGCAGCGCTGTTATCTGTTCATTCTCGATTCGCGGCTCGCGGTGCAGGAAACGCACGAATGGCATGCCGCTCAGAGCCGCTCCGTGAACGAGCTCCTGACGCTGTACAGCGCCGACGCCTCGCCTTGGCTGGTGCCGCAGCTGGCGCGTCACAGCGTCGTCATCCTCGACGCGCACACGCCGGACAGCCACGGCCTCGGCCAGGAACAGCTGACGCTGTCGCTCTTGGGCATCGCGACGCTGGTACTGGTCAAGGTGCGCGTATCGCACGTACCGCTCGGCTTCTTCGGCTGCGACACCGCGACACCGCGCGTGTGGGGCGAGCAGGAGGTCGCGCTGCTGCGCCTGATCGGCGAGATGCTCGCCAACGTGATGGCGCGCCGCCACCAGCTGCGCGCGCTGCAGGCCGCGCGCCAGGACCTCGAGGACAGCAACGCGCGCCTGCACCGCCAGGCGCGGCGCGACGCGCTGACCGGCCTCGCGAACCGGCTGCACTTCGACGAGATCAAGCGCCCGCTGTTCGACTCGGCGCTGCTGAACCGCACGCCGCTGTCGCTGGTGCTGTGCGACGTCGACCACTTCAAGCTGTACAACGACCGCTACGGCCACCCGCGCGGCGACACCTGTCTCGCACGCGTCAGCGAAGCGCTGCGCGCGGTATTCCGCCGCAGCAACGACCTGGTCGCGCGCATCGGTGGCGAAGAGTTCATCGTGATCCTGCCCGGCGCCGACACCCACCTGGCGCAGGAGCTGGCCGAGGAAATGCGCGAGGCGGTCGCCGAACTCGACATCGAACACGCCGCCTCGCCGGTCGCGCCGTGCGTAACGGTGTCGGTCGGCGTGGCGACGCTCGATGCCGCCCGACATCACAATATCGAGGCGCTGATCAACGACGTCGACACGGCGCTGTACCGCGCCAAGCAGCAGGGGCGGAACAGGGTGATCAGCGCGGAGTGA
- a CDS encoding Lrp/AsnC family transcriptional regulator, producing MSSLTLDKTDLRILAELQKNGRLTNVELAERVALSPSPCLRRLKQLEESGVIKQYVALLDPGRIGLGLQAFVRVMLEKRGNAHIQSFVDAVQQWPEVTHCYAMTGEMDYLLQVYFEDLEHFSRFVMDELLSHPGVIDVKSSFVLKELKRTTAMPLSHLRP from the coding sequence ATGTCAAGCTTGACCCTAGACAAGACCGATCTGCGCATTCTCGCCGAGTTGCAGAAGAACGGCCGGCTGACCAACGTCGAGCTCGCCGAGCGGGTGGCGCTGTCACCGTCGCCCTGCCTGAGGCGCTTGAAGCAGCTGGAAGAATCGGGCGTGATCAAGCAGTACGTCGCGCTTTTAGACCCGGGCCGCATCGGCCTCGGCCTGCAGGCCTTCGTGCGCGTGATGCTGGAAAAGCGTGGCAATGCGCATATCCAGAGCTTCGTCGACGCGGTGCAGCAATGGCCCGAGGTGACGCACTGCTATGCGATGACCGGCGAAATGGACTACCTGCTGCAGGTGTACTTCGAAGACCTCGAACACTTCTCGCGCTTCGTGATGGACGAGCTCTTGAGCCACCCTGGCGTGATCGACGTGAAGTCGAGCTTCGTCCTCAAGGAGTTGAAACGCACGACGGCCATGCCGCTGTCCCACCTCAGGCCTTAG
- a CDS encoding phenylalanine 4-monooxygenase, which yields MYTLDAAEQREDMKLAALPADLDIHNAAVPVYTDAEHHTWSVLYANQEKVLPGRACAEFLEGLRLIDFPHDRIPRLADISDRIEACTGWRLTRVDGIVPDKEFFELLSQRIFPSTDFIRKPEEIGYTPAPDMFHDLLGHVPMLTSPRFTAFFERFGRAGVRAFELGHDATIWLPRIYWYTVEFGLIRGADGLRIYGSGILSSPNEVMYSLSDATDKRAFDIDAVAAMPYDIWHMQDTLFVIDSFDALEADFARWTERQGLA from the coding sequence ATGTACACGCTCGACGCCGCCGAACAGCGCGAAGACATGAAGCTGGCCGCTTTGCCAGCCGATCTGGATATCCACAACGCCGCAGTCCCCGTCTATACCGACGCAGAACATCACACCTGGTCGGTGCTGTACGCGAACCAGGAAAAAGTCCTCCCCGGGCGCGCGTGCGCCGAGTTCCTCGAAGGTCTGCGGCTGATCGACTTCCCGCACGACCGTATCCCGCGCCTCGCCGACATCAGCGACCGCATCGAGGCGTGTACCGGCTGGCGGCTGACCCGCGTCGACGGCATCGTCCCCGACAAGGAATTCTTCGAACTGCTTTCGCAGCGCATCTTCCCGTCCACCGACTTCATCCGCAAACCCGAGGAAATCGGCTACACGCCGGCGCCGGACATGTTCCACGACCTCTTGGGTCACGTGCCGATGTTGACCAGCCCGCGCTTCACCGCCTTTTTCGAACGCTTCGGCCGCGCCGGCGTGCGCGCGTTCGAACTCGGCCACGACGCGACCATCTGGCTGCCGCGCATCTACTGGTACACCGTAGAGTTCGGCCTGATCCGCGGCGCCGACGGCCTGCGCATCTACGGCTCCGGCATCCTGTCGTCGCCGAACGAGGTGATGTACAGCCTGTCGGACGCGACCGACAAACGCGCCTTCGACATCGACGCCGTCGCCGCGATGCCGTACGACATCTGGCACATGCAGGACACGCTGTTTGTCATCGACAGCTTCGATGCGCTCGAAGCCGACTTCGCGCGCTGGACCGAACGCCAGGGCCTCGCCTGA
- the hppD gene encoding 4-hydroxyphenylpyruvate dioxygenase codes for MRMETMLQNPLQTDGFEFVEYTAPDEAGLKHLAELFALMGFSEVAHHKHKNVRLFRQGDINFILNGERAAPFTEFGQKHGQSACAMAWRVKDAAKAYEYALAHGAKPYQRPVGAMELNIPAVEGIGGSALYFVDRYGRDTIYDVDFVPVDGVDPHPAGVGLTEIDHLTHNVARGHMGVWAGFYESIANFREIRYFDIEGKLTGLVSKAMTSPCGKIRIPINESSDDKSQIEEFLREYHGEGIQHIALATRDIFATVEALRQRGVKFLDTPDTYYDKVDARVPGHGENVERLRENRILVDGAPVEGAGILLQIFTETVIGPIFFEIIQRKGNEGFGEGNFKALFESIEEDQIKRGVLKAD; via the coding sequence ATGAGAATGGAAACGATGCTGCAAAACCCGCTGCAGACCGACGGCTTCGAGTTCGTCGAGTACACCGCGCCCGACGAGGCGGGCCTGAAGCATCTGGCCGAGCTGTTCGCGCTGATGGGCTTCAGCGAGGTCGCGCACCACAAGCACAAGAACGTGCGGCTGTTCCGCCAGGGCGACATCAATTTCATCCTCAACGGCGAGCGCGCCGCGCCGTTCACCGAGTTCGGCCAGAAGCACGGCCAGTCGGCCTGTGCGATGGCATGGCGGGTGAAGGACGCGGCGAAGGCCTACGAATACGCGCTCGCGCACGGCGCCAAACCGTACCAGCGCCCGGTCGGCGCGATGGAACTGAACATCCCAGCGGTAGAAGGCATCGGCGGCTCGGCGCTGTACTTCGTCGACCGCTACGGCCGCGACACCATCTACGACGTCGATTTCGTGCCGGTCGACGGCGTCGACCCGCACCCGGCAGGTGTCGGCCTTACCGAGATCGACCACCTGACGCACAACGTCGCGCGCGGCCATATGGGCGTGTGGGCCGGCTTCTACGAGAGCATCGCCAACTTCCGCGAGATCCGCTACTTCGACATCGAAGGCAAGCTGACCGGGCTGGTGTCCAAGGCGATGACCAGCCCGTGCGGCAAGATCAGGATCCCGATCAACGAGTCGAGCGACGACAAGAGCCAGATCGAGGAATTCCTGCGCGAATACCACGGCGAGGGCATCCAGCACATCGCGCTGGCGACCAGAGACATCTTCGCCACCGTAGAGGCACTGCGTCAGCGTGGCGTGAAATTCCTCGACACGCCGGACACCTACTACGACAAGGTCGACGCGCGCGTGCCGGGCCACGGCGAGAACGTAGAGCGGCTGCGCGAGAACCGTATCCTCGTCGACGGCGCGCCGGTAGAAGGTGCCGGCATCCTGTTGCAGATCTTCACCGAGACGGTGATCGGGCCGATCTTCTTCGAGATCATCCAAAGGAAGGGCAACGAGGGCTTCGGCGAAGGCAACTTCAAGGCCTTGTTCGAGTCGATCGAAGAAGACCAGATCAAGCGCGGCGTGCTCAAAGCCGACTAA